A section of the Triticum dicoccoides isolate Atlit2015 ecotype Zavitan chromosome 7A, WEW_v2.0, whole genome shotgun sequence genome encodes:
- the LOC119333090 gene encoding ent-copalyl diphosphate synthase 1, chloroplastic-like, giving the protein MQLHLLPPAWVPSGYAANGPRPRALAVKGPCRFSGKGDAALVETAGSRVALQIAQATSVSSAKGLQTNLVRNDIQILERTEEPCDLDDYCVIPGAEFGQPLVNQVRMMLGSMSDGEISVSAYDTAWVALVPRLDDGDSPQFPATLRWILDNQLPDGSWGDAALFSAYDRITNTLACVVALTKWSLGPDKCSRGLSFLEENMWRLAEEDLESMPIGFEIAFPSLLEVAKSLGIGFPYDHHALQRIYANREVKLKRIPMEMMHRIPTTILHSLEGMPGVDWHKILRLQSSDGSFLYSPSATAFALKQTGDAKCFEYIDRIVKKFNGGVPNVYPVDLFEHIWVVDRLERLGISRYFKQEIKQCLDYVHSHWTEDGICWARNSAVRDVDDTAMAFRLLRLHGYTVSPSVFEKFEKDGEFFCFAGQSTQAVTGMYNLNRASQLRFPGEDVLQRAGRFSYEFLREREAQGTIRDKWIIAKDLPGEVKYTLDFPWYASLPRVEARAYLDQYGGENDVWIGKTLYRMPLVNNNTYLELAKRDFNRCQVQHQLEWHGLQKWFIENGLETFGVALRDVLRAYFLAAACIFEPSRATERLAWAKVSVLANIITKYLHSDLSGNEMMERFMHGGLHEGNSTISWRKGDAKEDILVGVLQQFIDLLAQETLPVGEGPMYINNLLRCAWIEWMMQLINREDDTYDSSVIQAGSCMVHDKQTFLLLVKIIEICGGRTGEASSMINSKDGACFIQLASSICDNLHHKMLLSQDTETNEAAMSHMDEKIEAGMQELTQNFLQTHDDGASSETKRTLLSVVRSCYYAVNCPRHVFDRHVSKVIFEHVF; this is encoded by the exons ATGCAGCTCCACCTATTGCCGCCGGCGTGGGTGCCATCGGGCTACGCCGCCAACGGACCGCGACCACGCGCCCTCGCCGTCAAAG GTCCATGCCGTTTCAGCGGCAAAGGAGATGCTGCCCTTGTGGAAACCGCCGGCTCACGCGTCGCTCTCCAGATTGCGCAGGCCACCAGCGTATCCAGTGCTAAAG GGTTGCAAACAAACCTTGTCAGAAATGATATTCAGATTCTAGAACGGACGGAGGAACCATGTGACCTCGACGACTACTGTGTGATTCCTGGGGCGGAGTTTGGGCAGCCACTGGTCAACCAAGTGAGGATGATGCTGGGATCGATGAGTGACGGCGAGATCAGCGTGTCGGCATACGACACAGCCTGGGTCGCCCTGGTGCCGAGGCTCGATGACGGCGATAGCCCCCAGTTCCCCGCCACCCTCCGGTGGATTCTCGACAACCAGCTCCCAGACGGCTCCTGGGGAGACGCTGCCCTGTTCTCCGCCTATGACCGGATCACCAACACCCTTGCCTGTGTCGTGGCTCTCACAAAGTGGTCTCTTGGCCCTGATAAATGCAGTAGAG GGCTCTCTTTTCTGGAAGAGAACATGTGGAGGCTAGCAGAGGAAGACCTGGAGTCGATGCCCATCGGCTTCGAGATTGCGTTTCCTTCTCTCCTGGAGGTGGCCAAGAGCTTGGGCATTGGGTTCCCGTATGATCACCATGCTCTGCAGCGCATATATGCCAACAGAGAAGTGAAGCTCAAGAG GATTCCGATGGAGATGATGCACAGAATTCCAACGACGATCCTGCATTCCCTTGAAGGTATGCCCGGGGTGGACTGGCACAAGATCCTCAGGCTCCAGTCTAGTGATGGGTCCTTCCTCTATTCTCCTTCGGCTACAGCCTTTGCTCTCAAGCAAACTGGTGACGCAAAATGCTTCGAGTACATCGACAGAATCGTCAAGAAATTCAATGGAGGAG TTCCCAATGTTTACCCGGTCGATCTCTTTGAACACATCTGGGTCGTCGATCGGCTGGAGCGTCTTGGAATCTCGCGCTACTTCAAGCAAGAAATTAAACAGTGCTTGGACTATGTCCACAG CCACTGGACTGAAGACGGGATTTGCTGGGCAAGGAACTCCGCTGTAAGAGACGTGGATGACACAGCCATGGCCTTCCGGCTGCTGCGGCTGCATGGATACACCGTCTCGCCGA GTGTATTTGAGAAGTTTGAGAAGGACGGGGAGTTCTTCTGTTTCGCGGGGCAATCAACGCAAGCAGTCACTGGGATGTACAACCTGAACAGGGCCTCTCAGCTAAGATTCCCTGGAGAGGATGTGTTGCAGCGTGCAGGGAGATTCTCGTATGAGTTCCTTAGAGAAAGGGAAGCCCAGGGCACTATTCGGGACAAATGGATCATTGCCAAGGATCTACCAGGCGAG GTAAAATATACACTGGACTTCCCATGGTATGCAAGCTTACCTCGTGTAGAAGCAAGGGCCTACCTAGATCAATATGGTGGTGAGAATGATGTCTGGATTGGAAAGACACTCTACAG GATGCCACTTGTGAACAACAACACCTATCTTGAATTGGCAAAGCGTGATTTCAATCGCTGCCAAGTCCAACATCAGCTTGAGTGGCATGGCCTACAAAA GTGGTTTATTGAGAATGGCCTCGAGACTTTTGGGGTGGCTTTAAGAGATGTTCTGAGAGCTTATTTTCTAGCTGCCGCTTGCATTTTCGAACCAAGCCGTGCCACAGAGCGACTTGCATGGGCCAAGGTCTCAGTGCTGGCCAACATTATTACTAAATATCTTCATAGCGATTTATCGGGTAATGAAATGATGGAACGGTTTATGCACGGCGGTCTCCATGAAGGAAATAGTACTATATCATG GCGTAAAGGAGATGCAAAAGAGGACATTCTTGTGGGGGTACTTCAGCAGTTTATTGATTTATTGGCACAAGAGACACTACCTGTTGGTGAAGGACCAATGTACATCAACAATTTGTTACGCTGCGCT TGGATTGAATGGATGATGCAACTGATAAATAGAGAGGATGACACATACGATTCAAGTGTTATTCAAGCAGGGTCGTGCATGGTTCACGATAAACAAACATTTTTGCTTCTAGTCAAAATTATTGAGATTTGTGGTGGACGAACCGGTGAAGCATCATCGATGATAAACAGCAAGGATGGTGCTTGCTTTATTCAACTTGCGTCCTCTATTTGTGACAACCTTCACCACAAGATGTTACTTTCTCAG GACACCGAAACTAACGAGGCGGCGATGAGCCACATGGATGAGAAAATCGAGGCTGGCATGCAGGAACTCACCCAGAACTTTCTCCAGACGCATGACGATGGGGCGAGCAGCGAGACGAAGCGGACCTTGTTGAGTGTCGTGAGGAGCTGTTACTACGCGGTTAACTGCCCTCGCCATGTATTCGATAGACATGTTTCGAAGGTCATTTTCGAACATGTGttttga